Sequence from the uncultured Flavobacterium sp. genome:
CAAAGTGGTATATTGTGGTAAATAGTGGTAATATTTTTTATATTTTTGTCCTATAACATATTAATGAATTTTTCTTGAACACAATTGTCGGAACATATGAGTGTAAAGTCGATGCTAAAGGAAGGCTTATGTTGCCTGCACCTTTGAAAAAGCAATTGACTGCATCTCTTCAGGACGGATTCGTTTTGAAGCGCTCAGTTTTCCAACCGTGTTTAGAGTTATATCCAATGGAAGAATGGAACTTGATGATGCAAAAAATCAACAAGCTGAATCGTTTTGTAAAAAAGAACAATGACTTCATTCGAAGATTTACTGCCGGTGTTAAAATGGTAGAAATTGATGCATTGGGAAGGTTATTGGTTCCAAAGGATTTGGTAGCTTTTTCAAGTATTTCTAAAGATGTGGTTTTTTCATCTGCGGTTA
This genomic interval carries:
- a CDS encoding division/cell wall cluster transcriptional repressor MraZ; amino-acid sequence: MNTIVGTYECKVDAKGRLMLPAPLKKQLTASLQDGFVLKRSVFQPCLELYPMEEWNLMMQKINKLNRFVKKNNDFIRRFTAGVKMVEIDALGRLLVPKDLVAFSSISKDVVFSSAVNIVEIWDKDLYEKSISGEDMDFADLAEEVMGNINDDDNGIS